One segment of Nostoc piscinale CENA21 DNA contains the following:
- a CDS encoding putative baseplate assembly protein: MSDFNQDPNLDPCGCCAGDPPSPNRVNRPGLPELNYRIGTYGSFFAELLANIAKPVLPNNFSLEALKTRRQDDAAIAFLDAWAVVADILTFYQERIVNQNYLRTTTERLSVLELARTIGYELNPGVAASTYLAFIVETTPGTQGIATVPQGTQIQSIPGQNQLPQTFETAADLTARLEWNELRPRQTQPQDLCIYDNKLYLWTVDADIAPLISEAELLPIADVFFIAEIPKAEPEEPPLTNVTAIPIEQIYLDGTTNLKKGDRILFVGKSTTGTIQTLVHSIQNIHIEAERRRSRIDFTDVVRQIPFLRRLPKLINAISVVNTSLPFNVAQINQVLRQPISETALQATLVINNWNELQFGFQASTPTPPPLPPADQGIFAFRQQVSFFGHNAPRYETLPQPDPEETRGADPYSQSWDAGSGRTIWQNSQGQAYTEADVYLERSIPDVIRNSWLVVEASNRVQRVYRVQATSETSLVDYALSGKSTGLQLASADNSAPLDKYDFRVRRTVAYVQSERLTLAAIPIDEPLQANDQDGVEAIELERIVTGLEMDQPIAIQGKTVDTPDVNTAEIAFIRAIVHEGKHTTLYFRDRLQHRYNRDTVTINANVVLATHGETVRAVLGSGDGAKTFQTFILKKPPLTYISANTPSGNQTTLSVRVNQILWEETRAFYSLPANAETYIVRIEDDGTTKVIFGDGKQGARLPTGMENITATYRSGIGLAGEVSANSLTLLKTRPLGIRSVTNPLVASGAEAPENLENARINAPLTVLTLERIVSLKDYEDFARAFAGIGKAQAVALWDGFSDRVHLTIAAANGNQTEPSSTLYQNLISAITSVRDPAQPLHIESYKLRLFNLQAKVRIDPRYLAEIVQTQVETALQTAFAFANRSFGQVVSAAEVISLIQQVPGVINTDLDLLYRSDQPPALNSYLDAAIATWNQSQNQPQPAELLLIHPIGISLEIIPNS; encoded by the coding sequence ATGAGTGATTTCAACCAAGACCCCAATCTTGACCCCTGCGGTTGCTGTGCAGGTGATCCACCGTCACCCAACCGTGTGAACCGTCCAGGACTGCCAGAGTTAAACTACCGCATCGGCACTTATGGCAGCTTCTTTGCTGAACTTTTAGCCAACATTGCCAAACCTGTGCTGCCCAATAATTTCAGTCTGGAGGCATTAAAAACTCGTCGCCAAGATGATGCGGCGATCGCTTTTTTGGATGCTTGGGCAGTGGTAGCAGATATTCTTACTTTTTATCAAGAAAGGATTGTTAACCAGAATTATCTCCGCACTACTACTGAAAGACTATCAGTATTAGAATTAGCCAGGACAATTGGCTATGAACTCAACCCTGGTGTTGCAGCTAGTACCTACCTCGCCTTTATAGTAGAAACTACACCAGGAACCCAAGGGATTGCCACCGTACCACAGGGAACACAAATTCAAAGTATTCCCGGTCAAAATCAACTACCCCAAACCTTCGAGACAGCCGCAGATTTGACGGCTAGGCTGGAATGGAACGAATTGCGTCCCCGGCAAACTCAACCCCAAGATTTGTGTATCTACGACAATAAACTTTATTTGTGGACAGTAGATGCAGATATTGCTCCGCTCATCTCAGAAGCAGAGTTATTACCAATTGCCGATGTCTTTTTTATAGCAGAGATTCCCAAGGCAGAACCAGAAGAACCACCCCTGACCAATGTTACTGCCATTCCTATTGAGCAAATTTATCTAGATGGAACGACAAATTTAAAAAAAGGCGATCGCATTTTATTTGTGGGTAAATCAACCACAGGTACAATTCAGACTTTGGTGCATTCAATTCAAAACATCCATATCGAAGCAGAACGCCGTCGGAGCAGAATCGACTTTACAGACGTAGTTCGACAGATTCCGTTTCTGCGTCGTTTGCCCAAATTGATCAATGCTATTTCAGTAGTTAATACATCGCTTCCTTTTAATGTCGCCCAAATTAATCAGGTATTGAGACAACCGATTTCCGAAACAGCTTTGCAAGCAACCTTGGTGATCAATAACTGGAATGAATTACAGTTTGGCTTCCAGGCTTCCACCCCCACACCTCCCCCACTACCACCAGCCGACCAAGGCATTTTCGCTTTTCGTCAACAGGTAAGTTTCTTTGGACACAATGCTCCCAGGTATGAAACTTTACCTCAACCTGATCCTGAAGAAACTCGCGGTGCAGATCCTTATTCTCAAAGTTGGGATGCAGGTTCTGGTCGCACAATTTGGCAGAACTCCCAAGGGCAAGCTTACACGGAAGCTGATGTATATTTAGAACGGAGTATTCCTGACGTTATCCGCAATAGCTGGTTGGTAGTAGAAGCCAGTAACCGCGTCCAGCGAGTTTATCGAGTGCAGGCAACATCAGAAACATCCTTGGTAGATTACGCACTCAGTGGTAAATCGACTGGTTTACAGTTAGCTAGTGCCGATAATTCTGCACCGTTAGATAAATATGATTTCCGAGTCCGGCGGACTGTTGCCTATGTGCAGAGCGAACGATTAACTTTAGCAGCTATACCTATTGATGAACCGCTACAAGCAAATGATCAAGATGGAGTCGAGGCGATCGAACTAGAGCGAATTGTTACAGGGTTAGAGATGGATCAACCAATCGCTATCCAGGGGAAAACAGTTGATACACCCGATGTGAATACAGCCGAGATAGCGTTTATTCGAGCAATTGTCCATGAAGGCAAACACACAACTTTGTATTTTCGCGATCGCCTGCAACACCGCTACAACAGAGATACAGTCACCATCAATGCCAACGTAGTTTTAGCAACGCACGGGGAAACTGTCAGGGCAGTTCTGGGTAGTGGTGATGGGGCGAAAACTTTTCAAACCTTCATCCTCAAAAAGCCACCATTAACTTATATTTCTGCTAATACTCCTAGTGGCAACCAAACTACGTTATCGGTCAGAGTCAATCAAATCCTCTGGGAAGAAACCCGCGCTTTTTACAGTTTGCCAGCCAACGCCGAAACTTACATTGTGCGAATTGAAGATGATGGTACAACCAAAGTTATTTTTGGAGACGGCAAACAAGGGGCGCGTCTGCCTACAGGGATGGAAAATATTACTGCTACCTATCGTAGTGGCATTGGTTTAGCGGGGGAAGTATCAGCCAATAGTTTGACACTCCTAAAAACCCGTCCCTTGGGCATTCGCAGCGTCACTAATCCCCTCGTAGCCAGTGGTGCTGAGGCCCCGGAAAATCTCGAAAATGCTCGGATTAACGCACCCCTCACAGTCTTAACCTTAGAGCGAATTGTTTCCCTGAAAGATTACGAAGATTTTGCCCGTGCTTTTGCTGGTATCGGTAAAGCCCAAGCCGTTGCTTTATGGGATGGATTTAGCGATCGCGTACATCTGACAATCGCGGCTGCCAACGGCAATCAAACCGAGCCTAGCTCTACACTTTACCAAAACCTAATCTCAGCCATTACCTCTGTCCGCGATCCTGCCCAACCCTTGCATATAGAAAGTTACAAATTACGTTTATTCAATCTCCAAGCTAAAGTGCGAATTGACCCCCGCTATCTTGCCGAAATTGTCCAAACCCAAGTCGAGACAGCACTGCAAACAGCCTTTGCCTTTGCTAATCGTAGCTTTGGGCAGGTAGTCAGTGCAGCAGAAGTGATTAGCCTCATTCAGCAAGTGCCAGGAGTGATTAACACTGATTTAGACCTCCTTTACCGCTCAGATCAGCCGCCTGCACTCAACAGTTATTTAGATGCGGCGATCGCTACTTGGAATCAGTCACAAAACCAACCCCAACCCGCAGAACTCTTATTAATTCATCCCATTGGCATCTCTTTAGAAATAATTCCTAATTCGTAA
- a CDS encoding putative baseplate assembly protein, which translates to MKTQYFCQNLRRRAVVRDTQRSDGTPKLNGLDYLEVVSADQTVLVVYFIHSAPPLSIDNFAIVGGVRVRNIRVIGVEAIADHPQALQITVNQRGDFSTYTLKLVQSSVDDTLPSGFTPPLDRQLAEIPFSFKANCPSDFDCPQPPDCPPVPFPQPQIDYLAKDYASFRRVMLDRLAITLPEWQTRNPADIGIAIVEVLAYAADYLSYYQDAAATESLLNKARQRPSVRRHGRLLNYFMHEGCNARTWIQMQSEVDNLVIPEGTQYLTQVAGQPTQITPDSLAYRETLQQQPAIFEAMHSLCIYIGHNEIQFYTWSDENCCLPKGATQATLQDDVTHRLHLVPGDVLILEERLSAETGRIEDADITRRWAVRLTKVHPAAEVTADGTRIPTVALRDPLTEVPILEIQWHEQDALPFPFCLSKVIDGQLQQSMSVARGNILLADHGQTLTKQRLIPAEVPEKRRYRPYLEEPNITHRIPYNAFVDNQSPASSLIQQEPPQALPAVNLQSNTGEVWQPRRDLLNSDRFDPGFVVEMSSDRTAYLRFGDNIFGQRPAPFTRFQATYRVGNGRDGNIGAGAIAHIVTTLTGITTVSNRLPGTGGSDPESIQQVKLDAPQAFRVQQRAVTEEDYARVAERHPEVQKAAATRRWTGSWYTIFITVDRKSGKSVDAEFEQELRQFLEKYRMAGYDLEVDAPRFVPLDILFSVCVKPGYFANDVKADLLQAFSNQDLANGQRGFFHPDNFTFGQPVYLSQLIATAMAIPGVQWVDVSNQPSKLHRFQRWGQAANGELEASEIRFGRLEIARLDNDPNAPENGRIDFLMEGGQ; encoded by the coding sequence ATGAAAACCCAGTATTTCTGCCAAAACCTCCGTCGTCGGGCAGTAGTCCGGGATACACAACGTAGTGATGGCACTCCTAAACTTAATGGTTTGGATTATCTAGAGGTGGTAAGTGCAGACCAAACCGTGCTGGTGGTATATTTTATTCATTCTGCTCCACCTTTGAGCATAGATAACTTTGCCATTGTGGGTGGGGTGCGAGTGCGGAATATTCGGGTAATTGGGGTAGAAGCGATCGCAGATCATCCCCAAGCTTTACAAATTACAGTCAACCAACGGGGTGATTTTTCTACCTATACCCTCAAACTCGTACAATCTTCCGTTGATGACACTTTACCCAGTGGTTTTACCCCACCCCTCGACCGACAACTAGCAGAAATTCCCTTTTCCTTCAAAGCCAACTGTCCCAGCGATTTTGATTGCCCCCAACCACCCGACTGTCCACCTGTTCCATTCCCCCAACCGCAAATCGATTATCTCGCCAAAGACTATGCCAGTTTCCGCCGCGTGATGCTTGATCGTCTGGCTATCACCTTACCAGAATGGCAAACCAGAAACCCTGCTGATATCGGCATAGCCATAGTTGAAGTGTTGGCTTATGCAGCTGACTATCTCAGCTACTATCAAGATGCTGCGGCTACTGAAAGTCTGTTAAACAAAGCTAGACAACGCCCTTCTGTCAGACGGCATGGACGCTTGTTGAATTACTTTATGCACGAAGGTTGCAATGCTCGGACTTGGATACAGATGCAGTCGGAGGTAGATAATCTAGTTATTCCTGAAGGTACGCAGTATTTGACACAGGTAGCTGGACAACCAACGCAAATTACACCAGATTCTTTGGCATATCGAGAAACTTTACAACAGCAGCCAGCCATTTTTGAGGCGATGCACTCTCTTTGCATTTACATAGGACATAACGAAATCCAGTTTTATACCTGGAGTGATGAAAATTGCTGCTTACCCAAAGGTGCAACACAGGCAACTTTGCAAGATGATGTCACTCACCGCCTACATCTAGTTCCTGGTGATGTTTTAATTTTGGAAGAGCGTTTGAGTGCTGAGACTGGCAGAATTGAAGATGCTGATATTACCCGCCGTTGGGCAGTCCGACTCACAAAAGTTCATCCAGCCGCTGAAGTCACCGCCGATGGTACACGCATCCCTACAGTCGCATTACGCGATCCTTTGACAGAAGTTCCTATCCTAGAAATTCAATGGCATGAACAGGATGCTTTGCCTTTCCCTTTTTGTCTCTCAAAAGTGATTGATGGACAACTGCAACAAAGCATGAGTGTGGCGCGAGGGAATATTCTCTTGGCAGACCACGGACAAACCCTGACAAAACAGCGTCTTATACCAGCAGAAGTCCCAGAAAAGCGACGTTATCGCCCATATTTAGAAGAACCAAATATTACCCATCGCATCCCCTATAATGCCTTTGTTGATAATCAAAGCCCTGCTAGTAGCTTAATTCAACAAGAGCCACCTCAAGCCTTGCCTGCGGTCAATCTGCAAAGTAATACTGGCGAAGTATGGCAGCCGCGTCGGGATTTACTCAACAGCGATCGCTTTGATCCGGGTTTTGTGGTAGAAATGAGCAGCGATCGCACTGCCTATCTGCGTTTTGGTGACAATATCTTTGGGCAACGTCCCGCCCCATTCACTCGATTTCAAGCTACATATCGTGTTGGTAATGGTCGGGACGGCAATATTGGTGCTGGAGCGATCGCGCATATTGTTACTACCCTCACTGGTATTACTACTGTTTCTAACCGCCTCCCCGGTACAGGTGGCAGCGACCCAGAATCAATACAGCAAGTCAAATTGGATGCACCCCAAGCCTTCCGGGTTCAGCAAAGAGCCGTGACTGAGGAAGATTACGCCCGTGTTGCCGAACGTCATCCAGAGGTACAAAAAGCTGCCGCCACCCGTCGCTGGACGGGTAGTTGGTACACCATCTTTATTACCGTTGACCGCAAAAGCGGCAAGTCTGTAGATGCAGAATTTGAGCAGGAGTTAAGACAATTCCTGGAAAAATACAGGATGGCAGGCTATGACCTAGAAGTAGATGCACCCCGCTTTGTACCTTTAGATATTCTGTTTAGTGTTTGCGTCAAACCAGGTTACTTTGCCAACGATGTCAAAGCCGACCTTTTACAAGCATTTAGTAATCAAGATTTGGCCAACGGTCAACGAGGTTTCTTTCATCCCGATAACTTTACCTTCGGTCAGCCTGTTTATCTCAGCCAACTAATTGCCACAGCTATGGCGATACCGGGTGTGCAGTGGGTAGATGTCAGCAATCAACCCTCCAAGCTTCACCGCTTCCAACGTTGGGGACAAGCTGCCAATGGTGAACTAGAAGCCAGCGAAATTAGGTTTGGGCGATTGGAAATTGCCCGACTAGACAACGACCCTAACGCCCCAGAAAACGGCCGGATTGATTTTCTCATGGAGGGTGGGCAATGA
- a CDS encoding GPW/gp25 family protein: MTIDYPFHINLQGRTATTDPNDHIRDLIEQVLFTSPGERVNRPDFGSGLLQLLFAGNSDELATATQFMVQGALQQWLGELIQVEGVAVMSEDATLQVTVRYVVLRTQERRTEQFTRSL, from the coding sequence GTGACTATTGACTATCCCTTCCATATCAACTTACAAGGACGCACCGCAACTACTGATCCTAACGACCACATCCGGGATTTGATTGAGCAGGTGTTGTTTACATCCCCTGGTGAACGTGTGAATCGTCCCGATTTTGGCAGTGGATTGCTACAACTGCTGTTTGCAGGCAATAGTGATGAACTCGCAACCGCTACCCAATTCATGGTGCAGGGAGCATTACAGCAATGGCTAGGTGAATTAATTCAGGTAGAAGGGGTAGCAGTGATGAGTGAAGATGCTACTCTCCAGGTGACAGTGCGGTATGTAGTATTACGTACCCAAGAACGCCGAACTGAGCAGTTTACTCGGAGTTTATGA
- a CDS encoding phage baseplate assembly protein V, which yields MRQFFGKYRGRVENNIDPLQLGRLQVSVPAVLGEGRNSWAMPCVPYAGVGVGFFVIPPNGANLWVEFEGGNPDYPIWAGCFWGTGEVPALPAAAEVKVLKTDVGSITLNDLPGVGGISIETNAGMKIAISATGIEISNSLSKIQLTGPQVSVNDGALEVT from the coding sequence ATGAGACAGTTCTTTGGTAAGTATCGCGGCAGAGTGGAAAACAACATCGACCCCCTACAATTAGGTCGGTTACAAGTGAGTGTGCCAGCTGTTTTAGGAGAAGGGCGTAATAGTTGGGCCATGCCTTGTGTTCCCTATGCTGGGGTGGGAGTGGGATTCTTCGTAATTCCACCCAACGGTGCAAATTTGTGGGTCGAGTTTGAAGGTGGTAATCCAGATTATCCGATTTGGGCGGGCTGTTTTTGGGGAACCGGAGAAGTACCTGCCCTCCCAGCAGCAGCTGAAGTGAAAGTTTTAAAAACTGATGTTGGTTCAATTACCCTCAATGATTTGCCAGGGGTAGGCGGAATCAGCATTGAAACTAATGCTGGGATGAAGATTGCTATCTCTGCTACGGGAATTGAGATTTCCAACAGCCTCAGTAAGATTCAACTGACAGGCCCGCAAGTTTCAGTGAACGATGGTGCGTTGGAGGTAACTTGA
- a CDS encoding eCIS core domain-containing protein: MKIAVARQSKVQTKTELKKRSPQQPKNQKSQLLKTPFSLLEKVVTHSESHTDTESTQQQLSPTDDQNLVAEPTLGFQEKTQAAGNSSPASLHDPRSLIQHATQDISPIPLPYSPILESRLGTSLDHLTVYAGTPEIAATLETLQASAATYDETIILADPDPDLATIAHEVIHVMQASTEPSQSAPVVLPTTASAEQEAIRLTAKLVQPDADTAPIQVNTAISPQTIALLREMPPPTVGETAPPSDRFTATVEQTETPAPAPPTETPEPTESTAQEQTEATLESSEIAPVGGDLEAVPALEPPAPPEPGITAEDVAAREAQLAAAETALVSAADVDELVDAYATAPPTLKARQYDSLGTDLDRLANEENHTFQAEVPTFTAELSGETEELPELQVNAPPQEEVSLEQTPPAPAPDPDIPPTPDPTAYTANNAILQAVSRLSPDPNTDRATEIGDASIKYAPQTRK, encoded by the coding sequence ATGAAAATAGCTGTTGCCAGACAATCAAAAGTCCAAACTAAGACAGAACTGAAAAAGCGATCGCCCCAACAGCCAAAAAATCAAAAATCTCAGTTATTAAAAACACCATTCTCGCTTTTAGAAAAGGTAGTTACACATAGCGAATCTCATACGGATACAGAGTCAACTCAGCAACAATTATCACCCACAGATGACCAAAACCTAGTTGCCGAACCTACTTTAGGTTTCCAAGAAAAAACTCAAGCAGCAGGTAATTCCTCCCCTGCCTCTCTCCACGATCCGCGATCGCTAATTCAACACGCTACCCAAGACATCAGCCCCATCCCCTTACCCTACAGCCCGATATTAGAAAGCCGTTTGGGGACATCCTTAGATCACCTCACCGTCTACGCCGGGACACCAGAAATTGCTGCCACCCTGGAGACCTTACAAGCCAGTGCTGCCACCTACGACGAAACAATTATTCTGGCTGATCCTGACCCTGACTTGGCAACCATCGCCCACGAAGTCATTCATGTGATGCAAGCTAGTACCGAGCCGTCACAATCAGCACCAGTCGTTTTACCCACAACAGCCAGCGCCGAACAGGAAGCCATTCGCCTCACCGCCAAACTGGTACAACCGGATGCCGACACTGCACCCATCCAGGTCAACACAGCCATTTCCCCCCAGACAATCGCCCTACTACGGGAGATGCCACCACCCACCGTAGGTGAAACTGCTCCTCCTAGCGATCGCTTTACCGCCACCGTTGAGCAAACTGAAACTCCAGCCCCAGCCCCACCCACAGAAACACCAGAACCAACAGAATCAACAGCCCAAGAACAAACAGAAGCAACCTTAGAAAGCTCAGAAATAGCACCAGTCGGTGGTGATTTAGAAGCAGTACCCGCCCTCGAACCTCCAGCCCCACCAGAGCCAGGGATTACCGCCGAAGATGTCGCCGCCAGAGAAGCCCAATTAGCAGCAGCAGAAACGGCTCTAGTGAGTGCTGCCGATGTCGATGAATTGGTGGATGCCTATGCCACTGCTCCCCCAACCCTCAAAGCCAGGCAATATGACAGTTTAGGGACTGACTTGGATCGCCTGGCAAATGAAGAAAATCATACTTTCCAAGCAGAAGTACCTACCTTCACTGCCGAGTTATCTGGAGAAACCGAAGAATTGCCAGAACTCCAAGTGAATGCACCACCACAAGAAGAAGTATCCCTAGAACAAACCCCACCAGCCCCCGCCCCAGATCCAGACATTCCCCCTACCCCAGACCCCACTGCCTACACCGCTAATAATGCCATTTTGCAGGCAGTATCAAGACTTTCACCTGATCCAAATACTGACCGCGCCACCGAAATCGGCGATGCCTCAATCAAGTACGCACCACAGACGAGGAAGTAG
- a CDS encoding ATP-binding protein, with product MKPHAPSWSIINHRYLMAALAEVHHCLKIYAQQESTTTPPPDLPETLPALEILCRVFKLSPFERQLLLLCAGIELEPEFASLVVTLINRSAPTFQLALAALPQAHWDALTPTAPLRHWRLIYIETGETLVTSSLRIDERILHYLMGVAYLDQKLYGLVTSIVTKVNLPPSHQATVDQIQQLWKQRRSPLYPIINLCGANMSSHEAIAATTCQSLGIRLYSLNAADIPTDVTERETLRILWEREAILSGSALLIDASDTGDHNQQRTLISFLQSFTSMGFVASREPLSLRRRTIVRFDVNRPNADEQEALWQRALGDATSSLNGQLAQIVSQFNLEPEGIQQASDLVLQQTTSSASFSHQLWQTCRQQVRTQLDDLAQRIEPVAKWMDLILPEPQKQTLREIVVSVQQRSQVYQIWGFGNHSQRGLGITTLFAGGSGTGKTMAAEILAQELQLDLYRIDLSSVVSKYIGETEKNLRRIFDAAEAGGVILLFDEADALFGKRSEVKDAHDRHANIEVSYLLQRMESYGGLAILTTNFKHAIDVAFLRRIRFVIPFPFPDVSQRLEIWQRMFPPQTPVADLDFAKLARLNVAGGNIRNIALNAAFLAAAEQQPVQMRHILRAAHSEYAKLEKPLADAEVRGWI from the coding sequence ATGAAACCTCATGCTCCTTCCTGGTCTATCATTAATCACCGCTACCTCATGGCAGCACTGGCAGAGGTGCATCATTGTCTAAAAATTTATGCCCAGCAGGAGTCAACGACTACACCACCTCCCGATTTACCAGAAACACTACCCGCCTTAGAAATTCTGTGTCGCGTCTTCAAACTTTCCCCATTTGAACGGCAACTTTTATTACTCTGTGCTGGTATAGAACTAGAACCAGAATTTGCCAGTTTGGTAGTGACTTTAATCAACCGTTCTGCCCCTACCTTTCAACTAGCATTGGCAGCCTTACCGCAGGCTCATTGGGACGCTCTCACTCCTACTGCTCCCTTACGTCATTGGCGGTTAATTTACATAGAAACAGGAGAAACCCTAGTCACTAGCTCATTGCGGATTGATGAACGCATCTTACATTACCTCATGGGTGTAGCTTACCTCGATCAAAAACTATACGGACTTGTTACTTCCATCGTCACCAAGGTCAACTTACCACCCTCACACCAAGCTACGGTAGACCAAATTCAGCAGTTGTGGAAACAGAGGCGATCGCCACTTTATCCGATAATTAATTTGTGTGGTGCAAACATGAGTAGCCACGAAGCTATTGCCGCCACCACCTGCCAAAGTTTGGGCATCCGTTTGTATAGCCTCAACGCCGCAGATATCCCCACAGATGTGACTGAGCGAGAAACCCTGCGAATTCTCTGGGAACGAGAAGCGATTCTTAGTGGCAGTGCTTTATTAATTGATGCTAGTGATACAGGCGATCATAACCAGCAGCGAACCTTAATCAGTTTCCTGCAATCTTTCACCAGCATGGGATTTGTGGCATCCAGAGAACCCTTGAGTTTACGACGACGAACAATAGTACGGTTTGATGTTAATCGCCCCAATGCCGATGAACAGGAAGCACTTTGGCAACGGGCCTTGGGAGACGCGACATCATCTCTCAATGGACAATTGGCACAAATCGTCAGTCAGTTTAACTTAGAGCCGGAAGGAATTCAGCAAGCCAGCGACCTTGTGTTACAGCAAACCACATCATCAGCATCTTTCAGCCATCAGTTATGGCAAACTTGCCGTCAACAAGTCCGCACCCAACTAGATGACCTGGCCCAACGCATTGAACCTGTAGCAAAGTGGATGGATTTAATCCTACCAGAACCGCAAAAGCAAACACTCCGGGAAATTGTCGTTAGTGTACAACAGCGATCGCAGGTTTACCAAATCTGGGGCTTTGGCAACCATAGCCAACGCGGATTGGGAATTACAACCCTATTTGCTGGCGGTAGTGGTACAGGAAAAACAATGGCGGCAGAAATTCTTGCTCAGGAGTTACAGCTAGACCTCTATCGCATAGATTTGAGTTCTGTTGTCAGTAAATATATTGGCGAAACCGAGAAAAATCTGCGGCGGATTTTTGATGCCGCAGAAGCAGGAGGCGTAATTTTGTTGTTTGATGAAGCTGATGCTTTGTTTGGCAAACGCAGCGAAGTCAAAGATGCCCATGATCGCCATGCCAATATTGAAGTCAGCTACTTGCTACAAAGAATGGAATCTTACGGAGGACTGGCCATTCTGACGACCAATTTCAAACACGCCATTGATGTAGCATTTCTGCGCCGCATCCGCTTTGTGATTCCGTTTCCCTTTCCTGATGTGTCGCAACGCCTGGAAATTTGGCAGCGCATGTTTCCGCCCCAAACCCCAGTTGCCGATTTAGATTTTGCCAAACTAGCACGGCTGAATGTCGCAGGTGGTAATATTCGTAATATCGCCCTCAATGCCGCATTTTTGGCAGCCGCCGAGCAGCAACCCGTACAGATGCGACACATCCTCCGGGCAGCCCACAGTGAATATGCCAAGCTAGAAAAACCCTTAGCAGATGCAGAGGTGCGGGGATGGATCTAA
- a CDS encoding DUF4255 domain-containing protein encodes MANALAIAAVTAVLKDLLNNGLIDAQLDNDVTVTALPPDRIPVNQNGQNTTQLNLFLYQVTANPAWRNEGLPTYNARGDRVCNTPLALDLHYLLTAYGSQEFEAEILLGYAMQLLHENAILNRLAIQRTFSTEAVVTGSILPRSFQSLAAANLADQVEQIKIAPKYLDMEEMSHIWSALQANYRTSTAYHVSVVLIEGQQPTRSALPVQTSNIYVTPFQPPVIEEVTPQVSATGNTLTIRGTNLRRNLTQASFNNPAVADIDLPVGTNTFTDREIRLPLPSGLLAGVNTIQIIHPLDLGTPQEPHRGFESNLAAFILRPEIVNDGNTPPTYQIQYLPDQAAFDAAIPPDVASRLTRTITPPAMRLQINLEIADTQRTLLLLNQTNPGVEPAIAYNFPDAALLLPEGQTPANTPKAAQRSPTLVFAVPNILSSSYLVRVRVDGAESPLALATDPPHPQITI; translated from the coding sequence ATGGCAAATGCACTAGCGATCGCCGCAGTTACAGCTGTTCTCAAAGACCTCCTGAACAATGGACTAATTGATGCCCAACTCGACAATGATGTTACCGTTACTGCCTTGCCCCCTGATCGCATCCCAGTCAACCAAAACGGGCAAAATACTACTCAATTAAACCTATTTCTCTATCAAGTTACAGCCAATCCAGCTTGGCGCAACGAAGGCTTACCCACCTATAATGCACGAGGCGATCGCGTCTGCAATACACCTTTGGCACTCGATTTACATTACTTACTTACTGCTTATGGTAGCCAGGAGTTTGAGGCAGAAATCTTGCTGGGTTATGCCATGCAACTACTCCATGAAAATGCCATTCTCAATCGATTAGCAATTCAACGTACCTTTTCTACAGAGGCTGTAGTTACAGGTAGTATATTGCCGCGTAGTTTTCAGTCTCTTGCTGCGGCTAACCTAGCCGACCAAGTAGAACAAATTAAAATTGCCCCCAAATACCTAGATATGGAGGAGATGTCCCATATTTGGTCAGCACTGCAAGCAAATTATCGCACCAGTACAGCCTATCACGTCTCTGTTGTGTTGATAGAAGGACAACAACCCACTCGTTCCGCCTTACCCGTACAAACCAGTAACATCTACGTCACCCCCTTTCAGCCGCCCGTGATTGAGGAAGTCACACCACAAGTGAGCGCAACCGGAAACACCCTCACCATTCGTGGCACAAATTTGCGGCGCAATCTTACCCAAGCGAGTTTTAATAATCCTGCCGTTGCGGACATAGATTTACCTGTCGGCACAAATACCTTCACCGACCGAGAAATTCGCCTGCCTTTACCTAGTGGTTTGCTAGCAGGCGTAAATACCATCCAGATCATTCATCCTTTGGATTTAGGCACACCCCAAGAACCCCATCGTGGTTTTGAGTCCAATCTTGCCGCCTTTATCTTGCGTCCAGAAATTGTCAACGATGGTAATACACCTCCCACCTACCAAATACAATACCTCCCAGATCAAGCCGCCTTCGATGCCGCTATTCCACCAGATGTAGCCAGTCGCTTAACCAGAACCATCACCCCCCCAGCCATGCGCCTCCAGATCAACCTTGAGATCGCCGACACACAGCGAACATTACTTTTACTCAATCAAACTAATCCTGGTGTTGAACCTGCGATCGCCTATAATTTCCCAGACGCAGCCCTACTCCTCCCAGAAGGGCAAACTCCCGCCAACACACCAAAAGCAGCACAACGCAGCCCAACTTTAGTCTTTGCGGTTCCCAATATCTTAAGTAGCAGCTACTTAGTACGAGTGCGGGTTGATGGTGCAGAAAGTCCCCTTGCCCTAGCCACAGATCCACCACATCCACAAATTACGATTTAA